From a single Lolium rigidum isolate FL_2022 chromosome 7, APGP_CSIRO_Lrig_0.1, whole genome shotgun sequence genomic region:
- the LOC124678751 gene encoding mitotic spindle checkpoint protein MAD2, which produces MASRTVSKDIITLKGSAAIVSEFFGYAANSILYNRGVYPEESFARVKKYGLPMLLTQDEAVKTFITNLTSQLSEWLEAGQLQRIVLVIMSKAAGEVLERWNFNIVTDVEVVEKGVIKEKSDKEIMREIQAIMRQVNSCISFLPCLEEPCIFDVLAYTDAETAVPFTWVESDAKLIDNPQMVKLHSFDTKIHKVDTMVSYKVDDLDDE; this is translated from the exons ATGGCGTCGAGGACGGTGTCCAAGGACATCATCACACTCAAGGGCTCCGCCGCCATCGTCAGCGAGTTCTTCG GTTACGCGGCGAACAG CATCCTGTACAACCGCGGGGTGTACCCGGAGGAGAGCTTCGCGAGGGTGAAGAAGTACGGCCTCCCCATGCTGCTCACGCAGGACGAGGCCGTCAAGACCTTCATCACCAACCTCACCTCCCAGCTCTCCG AGTGGCTTGAGGCGGGGCAGCTGCAGAGGATCGTCCTGGTCATCATGAGCAAGGCCGCCGGCGAGGTGCTCGAGCGCTGGAACTTCAACATCGTGACCGACGTCGAGGTCGTCGAGAAGGG GGTGATCAAGGAGAAGAGCGACAAGGAGATCATGAGGGAGATCCAGGCCATCATGCGGCAGGTCAACTCCTGCATCTCCTTCCTCCCCTGCCTCGAAGAGCCAT GCATATTCGACGTGCTGGCCTACACCGACGCGGAGACCGCCGTGCCCTTCACCTGGGTCGAGAGCGACGCTAAGCTCATCGACAACCCGCAGATGGTGAAGCTGCACTCCTTCGACACCAAG ATCCACAAGGTGGACACGATGGTGTCCTACAAGGTCGACGACCTGGACGATGAGTAA